A section of the Leptospira noumeaensis genome encodes:
- a CDS encoding response regulator — MTAVVGSDKETDVKRILVVEDERIIAINICSTLKQYGYNATYVSDANDAIEHIENEHFDLVLMDIMLNGPMDGIEIAAIIKKTKEIPVIYLTAYSDEATINRAKATEPFGYLIKPFNSRDLYISVEMAIYKSQVQKHIRNVESRLAENQKWETIALVASGISHEVNNPLTSILNLADLIALEAKKLGNQSLQDKSAKIAEESDRIAKIIKNLVSYSQSTSSQWNYSNLGSIANDTRSFLHQYFLKEGIQCEIELGDVPLAYCQPQKIKQVLLNLIQDARVRVNTREDTIGRKITVILKQAEEEGTSHILIQIKDNGSEDLMKGISQMNSLEVTKSIITEHKGKMYRDESLSSWFFTLPIIKPL; from the coding sequence ATGACAGCAGTTGTGGGATCAGATAAAGAAACAGACGTTAAAAGAATCCTTGTCGTTGAGGATGAGAGGATCATTGCTATCAATATTTGTTCCACTCTGAAACAATATGGATATAATGCCACTTATGTTTCAGATGCAAACGATGCCATCGAACATATCGAAAATGAACATTTTGATTTGGTTCTTATGGATATTATGTTAAACGGTCCCATGGATGGAATCGAAATTGCTGCCATTATTAAAAAAACAAAAGAAATACCTGTTATCTACTTAACTGCTTATTCGGATGAAGCAACAATCAATAGGGCCAAAGCCACAGAGCCATTTGGATATTTAATTAAACCGTTTAACAGCCGTGATTTGTATATTTCTGTGGAGATGGCTATTTATAAATCACAAGTCCAAAAACACATTCGCAATGTGGAGAGTAGGCTTGCGGAAAATCAAAAATGGGAAACCATTGCTCTTGTAGCTTCAGGAATTTCACATGAAGTGAATAACCCACTCACATCCATTTTGAATTTAGCAGACTTAATTGCACTGGAAGCAAAAAAATTAGGAAACCAGTCTTTACAAGACAAATCCGCTAAAATTGCAGAAGAATCGGATCGAATTGCTAAAATCATAAAAAACCTAGTTTCCTATTCCCAATCCACTTCCTCACAATGGAACTATTCCAACTTGGGAAGTATCGCGAATGACACTCGTTCTTTCCTCCACCAATACTTTTTAAAAGAAGGAATCCAGTGTGAAATTGAACTAGGGGATGTTCCTTTAGCCTATTGCCAACCTCAGAAAATCAAACAAGTCCTATTGAATCTAATACAAGATGCTAGGGTTCGAGTCAATACCAGAGAAGATACAATTGGTAGAAAAATAACTGTCATTTTAAAACAAGCGGAAGAAGAGGGAACTAGCCACATCCTGATTCAAATCAAAGACAATGGGTCGGAGGATTTGATGAAGGGAATTTCACAAATGAACTCTCTCGAAGTCACAAAAAGTATCATCACAGAACATAAAGGAAAAATGTACCGAGACGAAAGTCTATCGTCTTGGTTTTTTACCTTACCCATCATCAAGCCACTATAA
- a CDS encoding LPS-assembly protein LptD yields the protein MEILAQDINGIKLLFPEAQGSGKNSQDEEKKQTTAQVQRGLVRKSVDAMSDREVEDNLRNLGLSPSGTIYTKRERLREALVPEEEQTLTPESLLNSQPKKGPPIQIQNAAEGQLLNIDKTKGGVLVLRGKVRLKIKSGELVADSVSIDATRQEIYAEGGVEYKDGNAKVNGDRMIYDLKINQGVVYNSKLSMFPSHFIGQKLKRLDEKRYLLEMGYFTACNAELPHESFQASKIFIHDDKSVVAYSVSYKVGGTYMAWLPFLYNSESGNGVTTQIGKNNTQGWFWQNSYQWSDSYPNSIFLANGYKFRFDMYEKTGQAAQLEMWKLSPFLNYNINLGYANYKNNAITPVYEDRFKDYGIGNVATTNNVDRGELFPNTNLPYRNTGVNYDPWWKTDIRLNAKFNDFAKDYTRNVQLQYENYSNRNFDYEFGNRYQPSNSLQSLYTYRDVRFGLIRNLLNWNLSYTENRGDLSVGFAMSRTLVYQIQANQYFAAQDTLPAVTIRNSSNIGLVPGTSSPIYWDLLFQTNINRIYGVPQQKTNPTTGVVDPRSQYQDFVLRSQTNVIGETGFRSPIAMGAYMSFTPSVYVGATKQTVEYPGSGNELNSPDRDINKAYATMLKQQSYQYVRQAHTVRMGIPEIFLSTTYRRLDADKAEAKDPILGNLRQHEAEFALESYALNDWDVSVRTIRDLRQFSSAYNPGLTNMQRWYYTVVRIGGFFDFVDGFTTRRPSLLERKRNFYSGVFINNDYVHHTPQNRSLSNNLTVSYKMGGFSWPIIRAFRSLEIGSTWYHVYKDTYLDSYRFFFKTDVKVTRYSGLELELDSRVTEPWRLTALAQGQFYAMNTSPELYTSQTGTNYDQTTIWEDLAAGTGAQGQTQRQKTVFNINRFMMTLKLDLHNWEYRLGYSMNLRALPGGLTLNNQLTFYDQSVYFSVNLTNFSFGDSASAQATRVRLYRFRKRPLDGTSTDLTE from the coding sequence ATGGAAATTCTGGCGCAGGATATCAATGGGATCAAACTCCTATTTCCCGAGGCCCAAGGATCTGGGAAAAATTCACAAGACGAAGAAAAAAAACAAACAACCGCCCAAGTCCAAAGAGGACTGGTTCGCAAATCAGTGGATGCCATGTCGGATCGCGAGGTGGAAGACAACCTTCGTAATTTAGGACTGAGTCCTTCTGGAACTATTTATACAAAACGAGAAAGACTGAGAGAAGCTCTTGTTCCCGAAGAGGAACAAACGTTAACACCCGAATCATTACTCAATTCGCAACCCAAAAAAGGGCCTCCCATCCAAATTCAAAATGCAGCAGAAGGCCAATTATTAAATATCGATAAAACCAAAGGTGGTGTTCTTGTTCTTCGGGGAAAAGTTCGTTTAAAAATCAAATCGGGTGAACTGGTTGCAGACTCCGTTTCCATTGATGCGACTAGACAAGAAATTTATGCAGAGGGTGGAGTGGAATACAAAGACGGTAATGCCAAAGTCAATGGCGACCGAATGATTTATGATTTAAAAATCAATCAAGGCGTAGTTTATAATTCCAAACTCAGCATGTTCCCATCTCACTTTATTGGGCAAAAATTAAAACGTTTGGATGAAAAAAGATACCTTTTAGAGATGGGATACTTTACTGCTTGTAATGCGGAACTACCCCATGAATCCTTTCAAGCCTCGAAAATTTTCATTCATGATGATAAGTCAGTCGTAGCCTACAGTGTTTCCTACAAAGTAGGTGGAACTTATATGGCTTGGCTTCCATTTTTATATAATTCCGAATCAGGGAATGGAGTCACAACACAAATAGGTAAAAACAATACCCAAGGTTGGTTTTGGCAAAACTCATACCAATGGTCTGATTCTTATCCCAATAGTATCTTTCTAGCAAACGGTTATAAATTTAGATTTGATATGTATGAAAAAACGGGACAAGCGGCTCAGTTAGAAATGTGGAAATTATCCCCATTTTTAAATTACAATATTAATCTTGGTTATGCAAATTATAAAAATAACGCAATCACACCTGTTTACGAAGATCGTTTTAAAGATTATGGAATTGGGAATGTAGCCACCACAAATAATGTAGATCGCGGAGAGTTGTTTCCTAATACAAACTTACCATACCGCAATACGGGCGTTAACTATGACCCATGGTGGAAAACCGACATTCGTTTGAATGCTAAATTCAACGACTTTGCAAAAGACTATACAAGAAACGTGCAGTTACAATACGAAAACTATAGTAATCGAAATTTTGATTATGAATTTGGAAACAGATACCAACCATCCAATTCATTACAGTCACTTTACACATACCGAGATGTAAGGTTTGGACTCATCCGTAATTTACTGAACTGGAACTTAAGTTATACAGAAAACCGAGGAGATTTGAGTGTTGGATTTGCAATGAGCAGAACTCTGGTTTATCAAATCCAAGCTAACCAGTACTTTGCGGCGCAAGATACATTACCTGCGGTAACCATTAGAAACTCAAGTAATATCGGACTTGTTCCTGGAACTAGTAGTCCAATCTATTGGGACTTACTTTTTCAAACCAATATCAATCGTATTTACGGCGTTCCCCAACAAAAAACCAATCCAACAACAGGGGTGGTGGATCCAAGAAGCCAATACCAAGATTTTGTTTTACGCTCACAAACCAACGTAATTGGGGAAACGGGATTTCGTTCTCCCATTGCTATGGGTGCTTATATGTCCTTTACACCTTCGGTTTATGTAGGTGCCACCAAACAAACTGTGGAATACCCCGGTTCTGGAAATGAATTAAATAGTCCGGATCGGGACATTAACAAGGCTTATGCAACCATGTTAAAACAACAATCCTACCAGTATGTCCGTCAGGCACACACTGTAAGAATGGGAATTCCGGAAATATTTTTATCCACAACATACCGTCGTTTAGATGCCGACAAAGCAGAGGCAAAAGATCCAATCCTTGGGAATTTGCGTCAACATGAAGCTGAATTTGCCTTAGAAAGTTATGCTCTGAATGATTGGGATGTTTCTGTAAGAACCATCCGTGATTTACGACAATTTTCTTCTGCTTACAATCCTGGACTTACCAATATGCAGAGATGGTATTATACTGTTGTGAGAATAGGTGGATTTTTTGATTTTGTAGACGGATTTACAACGCGAAGACCAAGTCTTCTAGAGAGAAAACGAAATTTTTATTCTGGTGTATTTATTAACAATGATTACGTCCACCACACTCCGCAAAACCGCTCGCTTTCCAATAACTTAACAGTTTCGTATAAAATGGGTGGATTTTCTTGGCCTATCATTCGAGCCTTTCGTAGTTTAGAAATTGGATCTACTTGGTATCATGTTTACAAAGATACGTATTTAGACAGTTATCGATTTTTCTTTAAAACAGATGTAAAAGTCACAAGGTATTCTGGACTGGAATTAGAACTCGACTCCCGAGTCACAGAACCTTGGCGTTTGACTGCCCTGGCACAAGGGCAATTTTATGCAATGAATACAAGTCCCGAATTGTATACTTCACAAACAGGAACTAACTATGACCAAACGACTATTTGGGAAGATTTAGCAGCGGGAACTGGGGCTCAAGGTCAAACACAAAGACAAAAAACTGTTTTTAATATCAACCGCTTTATGATGACTTTAAAATTAGATCTCCATAACTGGGAATATCGTTTAGGTTACAGTATGAACTTACGAGCGCTACCAGGAGGTCTTACTTTGAACAACCAATTGACTTTTTACGACCAATCAGTATACTTTTCAGTAAACTTAACCAACTTCAGTTTTGGAGATTCTGCTTCGGCACAGGCGACTCGTGTTCGATTGTATAGATTCCGAAAACGTCCTCTTGATGGAACGTCCACTGACTTAACGGAATAA
- a CDS encoding undecaprenyl-phosphate glucose phosphotransferase yields MLKERSQSFKLLFLVTDFFIALTSFVIAYVIRYYLSPDSTFQIQTIEPFNYLILGVVLGFSQVLAFLSIDLYHPRRGLSFSDELFAIITGVILNLLVVLSLLFFFRGESFSRLVIGYFAVCTVILTSFSHFVLRSLMQYLRSKGFNLKSVLIIGTGKSASNFSETLRRHSIYGYTVKGFVAGKKNLSSKKLHTVTTTGKLESYVEENNIDLIVYALSHEEGDSLKEVIDIADFHGIDLKVIPSYEEIVTAKGRVEVLDGIPIISIRNIPLRLGYNLVLKRSFDILFSLFFILLFSPFYLLIALLVKLTSKGPVFYKQERVGLDNKVFGMIKFRSMVVQAKEKSDTLWTVKDDPRVTAVGAVLRKLSLDETPQFFNVLLGDMSVVGPRPERPFYVEKFRNEHQQYMRRHAAKAGITGWAQVQGFRGDTSIEKRIEADIFYIENWSLLLDIKIILLTPLKTIIDRNAY; encoded by the coding sequence ATGTTAAAAGAAAGAAGCCAATCCTTCAAACTGCTTTTCCTAGTGACAGACTTTTTCATTGCGCTTACAAGTTTTGTCATAGCCTATGTGATTCGTTATTATCTATCTCCTGATTCTACATTTCAAATCCAAACAATCGAACCTTTTAACTATTTGATTTTAGGGGTTGTGCTTGGTTTTTCACAAGTTTTGGCATTTCTATCGATTGATTTATACCATCCAAGAAGGGGTTTATCATTTTCAGATGAACTCTTTGCCATCATCACTGGAGTCATCTTAAACTTACTTGTAGTGTTATCTCTATTATTCTTCTTTCGAGGGGAAAGTTTTTCCAGGCTTGTGATTGGTTACTTTGCAGTTTGTACAGTAATTCTTACTTCTTTTTCTCACTTTGTATTACGATCTTTGATGCAGTATTTACGAAGCAAAGGGTTCAATCTAAAATCGGTTCTCATTATTGGAACAGGTAAGTCTGCTAGTAACTTCTCAGAAACTCTTAGGAGACATTCCATTTACGGCTATACGGTCAAAGGATTTGTTGCTGGGAAAAAGAATTTATCTTCTAAAAAACTTCATACTGTCACCACGACAGGAAAATTGGAGTCTTATGTAGAAGAAAACAATATCGATCTAATTGTTTATGCACTTTCCCACGAAGAAGGAGATTCCTTAAAAGAAGTTATAGACATTGCTGACTTTCATGGAATCGATTTAAAGGTAATTCCTAGTTACGAAGAAATCGTCACTGCCAAGGGAAGAGTGGAAGTATTAGATGGAATCCCAATCATTTCCATTCGCAACATCCCGCTACGATTGGGATATAATTTAGTTCTCAAAAGAAGTTTTGATATTCTATTTTCTCTATTTTTTATCCTGCTTTTTAGCCCCTTTTATCTTTTGATTGCCTTACTTGTAAAATTAACAAGTAAGGGGCCTGTTTTTTACAAACAAGAACGTGTGGGTTTAGACAACAAAGTATTTGGAATGATTAAATTTCGATCCATGGTTGTTCAGGCTAAAGAAAAATCAGATACACTTTGGACTGTAAAAGATGACCCACGTGTCACTGCCGTTGGGGCCGTATTACGAAAGTTATCTTTAGATGAAACACCACAGTTTTTTAATGTATTACTCGGGGACATGTCTGTTGTGGGGCCAAGACCAGAACGTCCTTTTTATGTAGAAAAATTTAGAAACGAACACCAACAATATATGAGACGCCATGCAGCAAAAGCGGGAATTACAGGTTGGGCACAGGTGCAAGGTTTTCGTGGAGACACTTCCATCGAAAAACGCATCGAAGCAGATATTTTTTATATCGAAAACTGGTCACTCCTTCTGGATATCAAAATCATTTTACTCACACCCCTAAAAACAATTATAGATAGGAACGCATACTGA
- the gatC gene encoding Asp-tRNA(Asn)/Glu-tRNA(Gln) amidotransferase subunit GatC — MDEKELKNIAHLAKLNIEEKEVSSMLGDFSRIVQYVDEIKNLDTSSVGDDEIYEQIFYELRKDLAENGLKRDDLAKIAPSYENGYVVVPKVIET; from the coding sequence ATGGATGAAAAAGAATTAAAAAACATTGCCCACTTGGCAAAACTGAACATTGAAGAAAAGGAAGTTTCCTCTATGTTAGGTGATTTTTCTCGGATTGTACAATACGTGGACGAAATCAAAAACCTTGATACGTCTAGTGTAGGTGATGATGAAATTTATGAACAAATCTTTTATGAACTAAGAAAAGACTTAGCTGAAAACGGTTTAAAAAGAGATGATTTAGCAAAAATTGCACCATCCTATGAAAATGGATATGTTGTGGTTCCCAAGGTAATTGAAACATGA
- the gatA gene encoding Asp-tRNA(Asn)/Glu-tRNA(Gln) amidotransferase subunit GatA, protein MKDLIFLTYSEIKSQLNDGSLKSKDLVSAYLKRIEGVDSKVKAFLEVNKDHILKQAEESDSRRKSGKLLSEFDGIPIGIKDNICITGEITSCSSKILENFRSPYDASVIQKLKNKGFVLFPRLNMDEFAMGSSTENSAFQTTKNPFDTTRIPGGSSGGSAAAVAASMLPVSLGSDTGGSIRQPASLCGIWGLKPTYGRVSRYGLIAYASSLDQIGPFSNDLQGIADLLEIISGLDQKDQTTAKVNPFEANSVSTVDWKGKRIGVMKSEEFNFSPDVNKRYTDLLKELESKGATLVPLDFSLLKYAIPVYYLIATAECSSNLSRFDGIRYGLRKEGSGKLDDLYSESRTQGFGPEVKRRILLGTFSLSSGYYDAYYGKAQKARVLIRKQYAEFFKSVDIIFQPTSPTTAFKVGEKTKDPIQMYQADILTTSVNLAGVPAISCPAGLDSAGLPIGLQITSSHFDESKLLSYAKSVSELEITKLPLPNEIT, encoded by the coding sequence ATGAAAGATTTAATATTTCTAACTTATTCCGAAATCAAATCCCAACTTAATGATGGTTCTTTAAAATCAAAAGATTTGGTTTCTGCTTATCTCAAACGAATCGAAGGTGTTGATTCAAAAGTAAAAGCATTCCTGGAAGTAAACAAAGATCACATCCTAAAACAAGCTGAAGAAAGTGATAGTAGAAGAAAGTCTGGAAAATTACTTTCTGAATTTGATGGAATTCCCATTGGAATTAAAGACAATATTTGTATCACAGGCGAAATTACATCTTGTTCATCAAAAATTTTAGAAAATTTTCGTTCCCCCTATGATGCATCCGTAATCCAAAAACTAAAAAACAAAGGTTTTGTTTTATTTCCAAGACTCAATATGGATGAATTTGCCATGGGGTCTTCAACAGAAAATAGTGCATTCCAAACTACCAAAAATCCATTTGATACAACTCGCATTCCTGGAGGATCTAGCGGTGGTTCGGCGGCGGCAGTAGCAGCATCGATGTTACCAGTTTCTCTAGGTTCTGATACTGGGGGATCCATTCGCCAACCGGCTTCTCTTTGCGGAATTTGGGGTTTAAAACCTACTTACGGACGTGTGTCTCGGTATGGACTCATTGCGTATGCATCAAGCCTTGACCAAATTGGTCCTTTTTCCAATGATTTACAAGGGATTGCTGATTTATTAGAAATCATTTCAGGTCTTGATCAGAAAGACCAAACCACAGCCAAAGTCAATCCATTTGAAGCCAATTCGGTTTCCACTGTTGATTGGAAAGGCAAACGAATCGGTGTGATGAAATCAGAAGAGTTTAATTTCTCACCAGATGTAAACAAACGTTATACGGATCTTTTAAAAGAATTAGAATCCAAAGGAGCCACCTTAGTTCCCCTTGATTTTTCACTCCTAAAATATGCAATTCCCGTTTATTATTTAATTGCTACTGCGGAATGTTCTTCGAACCTCAGCCGGTTTGATGGAATTCGTTACGGATTACGTAAGGAAGGAAGTGGAAAATTGGATGATCTGTATTCTGAATCCAGAACCCAAGGTTTTGGCCCTGAAGTCAAACGCCGAATTTTACTCGGAACTTTTTCATTAAGTTCAGGTTATTACGATGCTTATTACGGAAAAGCCCAGAAAGCACGAGTTCTCATCCGCAAACAATATGCAGAATTTTTTAAGTCGGTTGATATCATTTTCCAACCTACATCACCTACAACAGCATTCAAGGTAGGTGAAAAAACTAAAGATCCAATCCAAATGTACCAAGCAGATATCCTAACCACTTCTGTCAATTTAGCAGGAGTTCCTGCTATCAGTTGTCCTGCTGGTCTGGATTCTGCTGGACTTCCGATTGGATTACAAATCACTTCCTCACACTTTGATGAATCAAAACTTTTAAGTTATGCAAAATCTGTTTCTGAATTAGAAATTACAAAATTGCCACTTCCAAACGAGATCACTTAA
- the hisF gene encoding imidazole glycerol phosphate synthase subunit HisF yields MDELTKRVIPCLDIKGGRVVKGVQFVNLIDAGDPVSCAVAYEENKADELCFLDITASSDKRDILLNLVEQVANKLFIPFTVGGGIRTIEDVKAVLNKGADKVSINTSAFQNPKLLKDSSEIYGSQCIVCAIDVKFHPERKRYEVYLNGGRLETGRDALDWGKEAFEMGAGEILLTSMDKDGTKDGFDITLMKSFTSNLSIPIIASGGAGNPEHMAEVILRGGADAVLAASIFHFGEFSIQETKQTMKEMGIKVRL; encoded by the coding sequence ATGGATGAACTAACTAAAAGAGTCATTCCTTGTTTGGATATCAAAGGAGGAAGGGTAGTCAAAGGTGTTCAATTTGTAAATTTAATTGATGCTGGAGATCCTGTCTCTTGTGCTGTTGCCTATGAAGAAAACAAAGCCGATGAACTTTGTTTCTTAGATATCACAGCTTCTTCCGACAAAAGGGACATTCTTTTAAATTTAGTAGAACAAGTTGCCAATAAACTCTTTATCCCTTTTACAGTTGGTGGAGGGATTCGTACCATAGAAGATGTAAAAGCAGTATTAAACAAAGGTGCAGATAAAGTTTCTATCAATACCAGTGCCTTTCAAAATCCGAAACTACTCAAAGATTCCAGTGAAATTTATGGATCACAATGTATTGTTTGTGCGATCGATGTTAAATTCCATCCAGAAAGAAAAAGGTACGAAGTGTACTTAAATGGTGGTCGGTTGGAAACAGGAAGAGATGCACTCGATTGGGGAAAAGAAGCCTTTGAGATGGGAGCAGGCGAAATCCTATTAACATCTATGGACAAAGATGGAACCAAAGACGGATTTGATATCACACTCATGAAATCCTTTACCTCCAATCTTTCCATTCCCATCATTGCCTCTGGTGGTGCAGGAAATCCTGAACATATGGCGGAAGTCATTTTACGTGGTGGGGCAGATGCTGTGCTTGCAGCGTCCATTTTTCACTTTGGAGAATTTTCCATCCAAGAGACCAAACAAACCATGAAAGAGATGGGAATCAAAGTGAGACTATGA
- a CDS encoding sodium:solute symporter family protein — MIPFHIFDTLLFLFPFVVILFLLLRFRSKQKSTKEYFQAEGSLSWFVAGTAMVATTFAADTPLAVTEIIRGQGIAGNWIWWYMAVGGFVTVFFFSKLWKRSGASTDLELIGLRYSGKEANFLRGIKAFVIGFLLNLVILGWVNLAMLKIIPVFFPEWTPSHILIYLLLFGVFYTSIAGLRGISYIDVFQFFLAWIGCILFAYFAVNLPSIGGLDGLRSKLDSSKILFFPNGSSGTLPWDHFLILLTVLWWSSWYPGSEPGGGGYIAQRILATKNENAALKGSLWFVIAHYFVRPWPWILVALVSVILYPNLSDKESGKGFLMVLQEGMPKGMFGLMLSAFLAAYLSTLATHLNWGASYLVNDLWKPMVQPGKPDSYYLKVSYTVQIITAVCSFFLAVFGMETIKGAWVFLLEASSGIGFILIARWFFWRISAWTEILAFILSPLLYLLFSIYLKIEFPYSILYTAVSSAVLLILSTYIFPNTSSEILLQFYAKTKPPFFFWKGLFQKENQTQIIYPNRLNVSLLGTLSGLSFVFGGLYFIQCFMWKDGEILIGLLFFLLGLLGLYLSLRSLQNRSEM; from the coding sequence ATGATTCCTTTCCACATTTTTGATACCTTACTATTTTTATTCCCCTTTGTAGTCATTTTATTCCTTCTCCTTCGTTTTCGTTCAAAACAAAAATCCACAAAAGAATATTTCCAGGCCGAAGGGAGTTTGTCTTGGTTCGTCGCAGGAACTGCGATGGTGGCCACAACATTTGCTGCTGATACACCTCTTGCTGTAACAGAGATCATAAGAGGTCAAGGAATTGCTGGAAACTGGATCTGGTGGTATATGGCAGTGGGTGGATTTGTTACCGTATTTTTCTTTTCCAAACTTTGGAAACGTTCGGGTGCTTCTACAGATTTAGAACTCATAGGCCTTAGATACAGTGGAAAAGAAGCCAATTTCCTACGCGGAATCAAAGCCTTTGTCATTGGTTTTTTACTAAATCTAGTCATCCTGGGTTGGGTCAACCTTGCGATGTTAAAAATAATTCCTGTATTTTTTCCAGAATGGACTCCATCTCATATACTCATCTACTTATTGTTATTTGGTGTTTTTTATACATCGATCGCAGGACTTCGTGGGATTTCTTACATTGATGTTTTCCAATTTTTTTTAGCATGGATTGGTTGTATCCTCTTTGCTTATTTTGCAGTCAACTTACCATCCATTGGCGGACTCGATGGTCTAAGATCCAAACTTGACAGTAGTAAAATTTTATTTTTTCCCAACGGAAGTTCCGGAACACTCCCTTGGGATCATTTTTTAATCTTACTAACAGTCCTTTGGTGGTCGAGCTGGTATCCTGGATCTGAACCAGGCGGTGGGGGATATATTGCTCAAAGAATCCTTGCCACTAAAAATGAAAATGCTGCGCTCAAAGGTTCTCTTTGGTTTGTGATAGCTCATTATTTTGTTCGTCCTTGGCCTTGGATTCTAGTCGCCCTTGTTTCCGTAATTCTTTATCCAAATTTGTCGGATAAAGAAAGTGGCAAAGGGTTCCTTATGGTTTTACAAGAGGGAATGCCTAAAGGAATGTTTGGACTCATGCTCAGTGCCTTTCTGGCAGCCTATCTTTCCACTCTAGCCACTCATTTAAATTGGGGTGCTTCTTATTTAGTCAACGACCTTTGGAAACCAATGGTACAACCAGGAAAACCTGACTCCTATTATTTAAAAGTATCGTATACAGTTCAAATCATAACAGCCGTTTGTTCCTTTTTTCTTGCCGTTTTTGGAATGGAAACCATCAAAGGGGCTTGGGTATTTTTACTCGAAGCATCCTCTGGGATTGGATTTATCTTAATTGCAAGGTGGTTTTTTTGGAGGATCTCTGCTTGGACTGAAATTTTAGCTTTTATACTTTCACCTTTGTTGTATTTACTTTTCTCTATTTACTTAAAGATAGAATTTCCTTATTCGATTCTTTATACAGCGGTTTCTTCGGCTGTTTTACTCATCCTTTCCACCTATATATTTCCAAATACAAGTAGTGAAATCTTACTTCAATTTTACGCTAAAACCAAACCGCCATTTTTTTTCTGGAAAGGACTCTTTCAAAAAGAGAATCAAACACAAATCATATATCCCAACAGGTTGAATGTATCTTTACTTGGTACTCTTTCCGGATTGTCGTTTGTGTTTGGTGGATTGTATTTTATCCAATGTTTCATGTGGAAGGATGGAGAAATTTTGATTGGACTTCTCTTTTTTCTATTAGGACTTCTTGGACTTTACCTATCACTTCGTTCCTTACAAAATAGATCTGAAATGTAA
- a CDS encoding esterase/lipase family protein: MFRVRRNILPYLIFLIIGGFVFQSCVYDFYRKEFVSEERVNNAALLFAWLGLLPNPNQKLFGFSPGYSRNLSNLQFIGSEFFPKSSKKKIVLIHGWNPAERDADPITGDEKKIQNIKNTFSNGLIHFQEGRDSANSEFDFYLYTYRTSNSILVNGRQFHSTLRGYFADSDQVYIVAHSMGGLVTRVALSKDVGVLPFVRLVVTLGSPQYGSPFATSSFLGSNPFLNDLGNYLVGTQGGSELGYTNNGTGQMPLAGAENLVLDTLNQSFLDTNLNSKFISFAGVMSNCTVAETFYYNSGCNILSNAGFTQSDGIVPANSARLGNLTYKQINVADCDHSMMAFQTTNIDDTKSRNLFTQVITEIRNSPY; this comes from the coding sequence ATGTTTCGCGTTAGGCGAAATATATTGCCATATCTTATTTTTCTAATCATCGGGGGTTTTGTATTCCAATCCTGTGTTTATGATTTTTATAGAAAGGAGTTTGTATCGGAAGAACGGGTGAACAATGCTGCCTTGTTATTTGCTTGGTTAGGGCTTCTTCCTAATCCCAATCAAAAGTTATTCGGTTTTTCTCCTGGATATTCTCGTAATCTTTCTAATTTACAATTTATTGGTTCTGAGTTTTTTCCAAAATCTTCAAAAAAGAAAATAGTTCTCATTCATGGTTGGAATCCAGCAGAAAGAGATGCGGATCCCATTACGGGTGATGAGAAAAAGATTCAGAATATAAAAAATACTTTTTCCAATGGTCTCATTCATTTTCAGGAAGGACGCGATTCAGCGAATTCAGAATTCGATTTTTATCTTTATACCTATCGCACCTCGAATAGTATTCTTGTCAACGGACGTCAGTTTCATTCTACTTTACGTGGTTATTTTGCTGATTCTGATCAAGTATATATCGTAGCTCATTCGATGGGAGGTCTTGTCACAAGAGTTGCTTTGTCAAAAGATGTTGGAGTCCTTCCCTTCGTTCGGCTGGTTGTAACTTTAGGAAGTCCCCAGTATGGTTCTCCTTTTGCTACTTCTAGTTTTTTAGGGAGTAATCCCTTCTTAAATGATTTGGGCAATTATCTTGTGGGAACTCAGGGTGGTTCAGAATTGGGTTATACCAACAATGGTACTGGACAAATGCCATTGGCTGGCGCAGAAAATTTAGTGTTGGATACACTGAACCAGTCTTTTCTAGACACAAACTTAAATAGTAAGTTTATTAGTTTTGCTGGAGTGATGAGCAATTGTACAGTTGCTGAAACCTTTTATTATAATTCCGGTTGTAATATCTTATCAAATGCAGGGTTTACTCAATCGGATGGAATTGTTCCGGCTAATAGTGCCAGACTGGGAAACCTAACTTACAAACAAATCAATGTAGCTGATTGTGATCATTCGATGATGGCTTTTCAAACTACGAATATTGATGATACTAAAAGCCGTAATCTGTTTACACAGGTAATTACGGAAATTCGAAATTCACCTTACTAA